The Microbacterium foliorum genome has a window encoding:
- a CDS encoding S8 family serine peptidase — translation MAAAATLATLFIASTATAGYAGTEEVTPPTPVGGTPGHYIVVLKSDPLASYTGEVDGLRATKPSEGEQLETESQDAQRYVEHLETEQRTVAEEAGVTPDISYQVVLNGFSAELTGEQVDTLRASKDVYDVYPDFIRHPDAQTSTDFLGLGDDRKGRGGIWQQTGGVEKAGEGVVVGVIDTGIAPEHPSFAGKKLKKQPKKDKRHKGGEPYTDGTSVYFDKSDGGQFRGEMVEAQEWDKGDYSSKLIGARYFFTGAQAAGFDFQYDYLSPRDGDGHGSHTASTAAGNFGVKASIESVDFGTISGVAPGAKVAAYKACYVGPDETVTTDDICAGSDLIAAIDQAVADGVDVINYSIGGGAASTVLAPEDIAFFNAAAAGVFVATSAGNDGPDPVTADHASPWYTTVAASTIPTWEGTVQFDGFAQAGASVSVPFGTTVTGPSVYAGDVPAAGQASADAALCLPGSLDAAKAAGHIVVCDRGGNARAEKSQVVKDAGGMGVVLVNVPGGADSLDNDFHAVPTVHLASAYRAAVLGYVQGGVDRPISLVGENTTGVTPPVPQIAGFSSRGPMLADGSDIMKPDIAAPGVAILAATQNAPGETPTFGILSGTSMASPHIAGLAALYLGERPNAKPAEIKSAMMTTAYDTVNADGSPNTDPFQQGAGQVDPKRYFTPGLLYLNDVADWTAYLEGKGLADFPGEPIDGSDLNVASFSIGSLASAQTVTRTVTATEKGTFTASVDLPGVNATVQPSTLKFTKPGQTATYTVTFDNESAPVEQWATGSLTWTSKKNTVRSPIAVFPVTADAPAEVSGTGVDGSTSVEITPGVDGDLALGLSGLTPFTLLEDPDGRVVGHSGDEASGDADKNVSWIVDVPEGAALSRFDLDSSDDTGSDLDLTVYRVVGPDDLSYYERWQSATGSADEQVTLTAPTAGTYLVVANVYSTSASMTWDMTYATVQADGEGTFTANPNPVPAVRGQATSYELSWTGLTAGTRYLGLVQYGDSAVQTVVTVDTP, via the coding sequence ATGGCAGCGGCCGCAACCCTGGCCACGCTGTTCATCGCATCCACGGCCACCGCAGGCTATGCCGGCACGGAGGAGGTGACGCCCCCCACCCCCGTCGGCGGCACGCCCGGTCACTACATCGTCGTGCTGAAGTCCGACCCGCTCGCGAGCTACACGGGGGAGGTCGACGGGCTCCGGGCGACGAAGCCCTCCGAGGGCGAGCAGCTCGAGACGGAGTCGCAGGATGCGCAGCGCTACGTCGAGCACCTCGAGACGGAGCAGCGGACCGTGGCCGAGGAGGCCGGCGTCACCCCCGACATCAGCTACCAGGTCGTCCTCAACGGGTTCAGCGCCGAGCTCACGGGCGAGCAGGTCGACACGCTGCGCGCGTCGAAGGACGTCTACGACGTGTACCCCGACTTCATCCGCCACCCGGATGCCCAGACCTCGACGGACTTCCTCGGTCTGGGTGACGACAGGAAGGGCCGCGGCGGGATCTGGCAGCAGACCGGCGGTGTGGAGAAGGCCGGGGAGGGCGTGGTCGTCGGTGTCATCGACACGGGCATCGCTCCGGAGCATCCGTCGTTCGCGGGCAAGAAGCTGAAGAAGCAGCCCAAGAAGGACAAGCGTCACAAGGGCGGCGAGCCCTACACCGACGGCACGTCCGTCTACTTCGACAAGTCCGACGGCGGCCAGTTCCGCGGCGAGATGGTCGAGGCGCAGGAGTGGGACAAGGGCGACTACTCGTCGAAGCTCATCGGCGCCCGGTACTTCTTCACCGGAGCGCAGGCGGCGGGGTTCGACTTCCAGTACGACTACCTCTCGCCACGCGACGGCGACGGCCACGGTTCGCACACCGCGAGCACCGCGGCGGGGAACTTCGGCGTGAAGGCATCGATCGAGTCGGTCGACTTCGGCACGATCTCGGGTGTCGCACCCGGTGCCAAGGTCGCCGCCTACAAGGCCTGCTATGTCGGGCCCGATGAGACCGTCACCACCGACGACATCTGCGCCGGCAGCGACCTCATCGCCGCGATCGACCAGGCCGTCGCCGACGGCGTCGATGTGATCAACTACTCGATCGGCGGCGGGGCGGCATCCACCGTGCTCGCCCCCGAGGACATCGCGTTCTTCAACGCGGCGGCCGCCGGCGTCTTCGTCGCCACGAGCGCGGGCAACGACGGGCCAGACCCGGTCACCGCCGACCATGCCTCGCCCTGGTACACGACCGTCGCGGCGTCGACGATCCCGACCTGGGAGGGCACCGTGCAGTTCGACGGGTTCGCTCAGGCGGGCGCCTCGGTGAGCGTGCCGTTCGGCACGACCGTCACCGGTCCCTCCGTCTACGCCGGGGATGTGCCGGCCGCGGGTCAGGCGTCCGCCGACGCGGCGCTGTGCCTGCCGGGAAGCCTCGATGCGGCGAAGGCCGCCGGTCACATCGTGGTCTGCGACCGTGGCGGCAACGCGCGGGCCGAGAAGTCGCAGGTCGTGAAGGATGCCGGCGGGATGGGTGTCGTCCTCGTGAACGTCCCCGGTGGCGCCGACTCGCTCGACAACGACTTCCACGCCGTGCCCACCGTGCACCTCGCCTCCGCGTACCGCGCCGCCGTGCTCGGCTACGTGCAGGGCGGCGTCGACCGTCCGATCTCCCTCGTGGGCGAGAACACGACAGGCGTGACGCCGCCGGTGCCGCAGATCGCCGGGTTCTCGAGCCGTGGGCCCATGCTCGCTGACGGCAGCGACATCATGAAGCCCGACATCGCGGCTCCGGGTGTGGCGATCCTCGCGGCGACGCAGAACGCGCCCGGAGAGACGCCGACCTTCGGCATCCTGTCGGGCACCTCTATGGCGTCTCCGCACATCGCCGGCCTCGCCGCGCTCTACCTGGGCGAGCGTCCGAACGCGAAGCCGGCCGAGATCAAGTCGGCCATGATGACCACCGCGTACGACACGGTGAACGCCGACGGATCGCCGAACACGGATCCGTTCCAGCAGGGTGCGGGTCAGGTCGACCCGAAGCGCTACTTCACCCCGGGGCTGCTGTACCTCAACGACGTGGCCGACTGGACCGCGTACCTCGAGGGCAAGGGCCTCGCCGACTTCCCCGGAGAGCCGATCGACGGCAGCGACCTCAACGTCGCGTCGTTCTCGATCGGGTCGCTGGCGAGCGCGCAGACCGTCACCCGCACGGTCACGGCGACCGAGAAGGGCACCTTCACGGCATCCGTCGACCTGCCGGGTGTGAACGCGACGGTGCAGCCGTCGACGCTGAAGTTCACCAAGCCGGGCCAGACCGCGACGTATACGGTGACGTTCGACAATGAGAGCGCGCCGGTCGAGCAGTGGGCGACCGGATCGCTCACGTGGACGAGCAAGAAGAACACGGTGCGCTCACCGATCGCGGTCTTCCCGGTCACGGCGGATGCTCCGGCCGAGGTGTCCGGCACCGGTGTCGACGGGTCGACGTCGGTCGAGATCACGCCGGGCGTCGACGGGGATCTCGCACTCGGACTGTCGGGTCTCACGCCGTTCACGCTGCTCGAAGACCCGGACGGCCGCGTGGTCGGGCACTCGGGCGACGAGGCGTCGGGAGACGCCGACAAGAACGTGTCGTGGATCGTCGACGTGCCCGAGGGAGCCGCGCTCTCGCGCTTCGATCTCGACTCGTCCGACGACACCGGAAGCGACCTCGACCTCACGGTCTACCGCGTGGTCGGCCCTGACGACCTGAGCTACTACGAGCGCTGGCAGTCGGCCACGGGCTCGGCAGACGAGCAGGTGACGCTGACCGCACCGACGGCCGGTACCTACCTGGTGGTCGCGAACGTGTACTCCACGTCGGCGTCGATGACGTGGGACATGACCTACGCCACCGTGCAGGCCGACGGCGAAGGCACGTTCACGGCGAACCCGAACCCCGTCCCCGCTGTGCGCGGACAGGCGACGAGCTACGAGCTGAGCTGGACCGGCCTGACCGCGGGCACCCGCTATCTCGGACTCGTGCAGTACGGCGACTCGGCGGTGCAGACCGTCGTCACGGTCGACACGCCGTAG
- a CDS encoding DUF6226 family protein — MPDRTASATMIWPSAAPTPPPRFVEGFDPFVAYARDAGADPAALAADPLALWDFVAAHAELLEEPATAEAAARFLGNTIAVVHPAATWRMTSEPEVGTSVMSVPVTGLLRTMVEHPEHREPFRQMLASWPQADLDDQEIAALAHEEVEVDLVTPPVPFVRPEIDLPEFLDDDGRIIPYGSRWGGGSPSEDAYSRVSHLERFAPVPAVVDALVAHLETWYAVAVDSRTDESGSHIVQLRPATGAPITITSGATGEIVTIEAGALFRETVPGCTCDACDETAESVADQLEETVLAIAAGGLREVFPVGARRWLHTRILTPDGTGRSSSGEPSGPSLAAGLLGAEEVLRGLPDGWWPAWSLRPQPT; from the coding sequence ATGCCCGACCGCACCGCATCCGCCACCATGATCTGGCCGAGCGCGGCGCCGACCCCGCCGCCACGATTCGTCGAGGGCTTCGACCCGTTCGTGGCATACGCACGCGATGCAGGAGCGGACCCGGCGGCCCTCGCTGCCGATCCTCTGGCGCTGTGGGACTTCGTGGCCGCGCACGCCGAACTGCTCGAGGAACCCGCGACGGCCGAGGCGGCCGCGCGCTTCCTCGGGAACACGATCGCCGTGGTGCACCCCGCCGCGACGTGGCGGATGACGAGCGAGCCCGAGGTCGGCACCTCGGTGATGTCGGTGCCGGTCACCGGTCTGTTGCGGACCATGGTGGAGCATCCGGAGCATCGCGAGCCGTTCCGACAGATGCTCGCCTCCTGGCCGCAGGCCGACCTCGACGATCAGGAGATCGCGGCGCTGGCGCACGAGGAGGTCGAGGTCGATCTCGTCACGCCTCCGGTGCCTTTCGTCCGACCGGAGATCGACCTCCCCGAGTTCCTGGACGATGACGGCCGCATCATTCCCTACGGGTCGCGCTGGGGCGGCGGGTCGCCCTCCGAAGACGCCTACTCGCGGGTCTCGCACCTCGAGCGCTTCGCCCCCGTGCCCGCGGTGGTCGACGCGCTGGTCGCGCATCTTGAGACCTGGTACGCCGTCGCGGTGGACAGCCGGACGGACGAGTCCGGGTCCCACATCGTGCAGCTGCGGCCCGCCACCGGGGCACCGATCACGATCACGAGCGGCGCCACGGGCGAGATCGTCACGATCGAAGCGGGTGCCCTGTTCCGCGAGACGGTGCCCGGGTGCACCTGCGATGCGTGCGACGAGACGGCCGAGAGCGTGGCGGATCAGCTCGAGGAGACGGTGCTCGCGATCGCCGCCGGCGGCCTGCGCGAAGTGTTCCCCGTCGGGGCACGCCGCTGGCTGCACACCCGCATCCTCACCCCCGACGGCACGGGGCGGTCGAGCAGCGGCGAGCCCAGCGGCCCATCGCTCGCCGCCGGACTTCTCGGCGCCGAAGAGGTGCTGCGCGGCCTCCCCGACGGATGGTGGCCGGCATGGTCGCTGCGCCCGCAGCCGACGTGA
- a CDS encoding pirin family protein, protein MIGQRRIVLEPREVPLGGVRGMSVLRVLPHRNLPTIGAWCFLDRFGPADTRMRVEPHPHIGLQTVTWPLIGEIRHRDSLGSDADLRRGQLNLMTAGDGISHSEYSIGDEPIPLDALQFWVVLPEGARQGIGGFERHADLPTLTLPAEEGPDATATVVLGEFAEVVSPATVHTPIVGAEIAVPSGARIRLPLRTDWEHAIMLVEGDAQVATHGMTQNDVLYLGDSRDEVEVTSAQGALLFLIGGEPFDDEIVMWWNFAGRTHEEIVEARTDWEAASPRFGVVEGHDVRIPAPPLPDVRLMPRGRRI, encoded by the coding sequence ATGATCGGACAGCGGCGCATCGTCCTCGAGCCGCGCGAGGTCCCGCTCGGCGGCGTGCGGGGCATGAGCGTGCTGCGCGTGCTGCCGCACCGCAACCTCCCGACGATCGGAGCCTGGTGCTTCCTCGACCGGTTCGGTCCGGCCGACACCCGCATGCGCGTCGAGCCGCATCCGCACATCGGACTGCAGACCGTGACCTGGCCGCTGATCGGCGAGATCCGGCATCGTGACTCGCTGGGCAGCGATGCCGACCTGCGCCGGGGCCAGCTCAACCTCATGACCGCGGGCGACGGCATCTCGCACTCGGAGTACTCGATCGGCGACGAGCCGATCCCCCTCGACGCCCTGCAGTTCTGGGTCGTCCTGCCCGAGGGCGCCCGACAGGGCATCGGCGGCTTCGAGCGCCACGCCGACCTGCCCACCCTGACGCTTCCGGCCGAGGAGGGCCCGGATGCCACGGCGACCGTCGTGCTCGGGGAGTTCGCCGAGGTCGTGTCGCCGGCGACCGTGCACACGCCGATCGTCGGGGCCGAGATCGCGGTGCCGTCGGGCGCCCGCATCCGCCTGCCGCTGCGCACGGACTGGGAGCACGCGATCATGCTCGTCGAGGGCGACGCACAGGTCGCGACGCACGGGATGACTCAGAACGATGTGCTCTACCTCGGCGACTCCCGCGACGAGGTCGAGGTCACGAGCGCTCAGGGGGCACTGCTGTTCCTGATCGGCGGGGAGCCGTTCGACGACGAGATCGTCATGTGGTGGAACTTCGCCGGCCGCACGCACGAGGAGATCGTCGAGGCGCGCACCGACTGGGAAGCGGCATCCCCGCGCTTCGGGGTTGTCGAGGGGCACGACGTGCGCATCCCCGCTCCTCCGCTGCCCGACGTGCGATTGATGCCGCGCGGCCGCCGGATCTGA
- the recQ gene encoding DNA helicase RecQ, translating to MPQTPRDPYEDLPYADEPWDAPGWEPSEPPEPMDWEPQGAGYEPPLDWGPGPVTPVTTGAGRSATSPSAPSRASAPAARRAAPSRYPTAAEALHTVFGYDEFRGDQAAIVEQVIAGGDAVVLMPTGGGKSVTYQVPALVREGTGLVVSPLIALMHDQVDALRANGVNAAYLNSTQSIDERRDVERAYVAGEIDLLYVAPERLSSPQTTALLQRGTLSVIAIDEAHCVSQWGHDFRPDYLALGDLGERFPGVPRMALTATATRATHKELTERLHLDDAKHYVASFDRPNIQYRIVPKVDPRKQLVSFIRAQPEGSVGIVYALSRKSVEQTAAYLAAQGFDALPYHAGLPAEVRATNQSRFLREDGVVMVATIAFGMGIDKPDVRFVAHIDLPKSVEGYYQETGRAGRDGEPSIAWMAYGLGDVVQQRRMIDQSPGDRTFKMRLGQHLDAMLALCETVECRRQNLLGYFGQESQPCGNCDTCLDETETFDGLVPAQKLLSTIVRLKRERNQSFGAGHLIDILRGASTERIRQQGHEKLATYGIGADLSDQDWRSVVRQLLARGIVAAQGDYGTLAPGDLAPGVLKGEVAVPLRKDTIGRPTSSPRARKASAADALDAGDRPLFEALRAWRAETAREQGVPAYIVFGDATLRALAEHRPASLADLDGITGIGAKKRDAYGDGVLAVIAAA from the coding sequence ATGCCGCAGACCCCCCGTGATCCGTACGAGGATCTGCCCTACGCCGATGAGCCGTGGGACGCCCCGGGGTGGGAGCCGTCCGAGCCGCCCGAGCCGATGGACTGGGAGCCCCAGGGTGCGGGGTACGAGCCGCCGCTCGACTGGGGGCCCGGTCCCGTGACACCGGTGACCACCGGGGCCGGGCGGTCGGCGACCAGCCCGTCGGCACCCTCCAGGGCATCCGCTCCCGCGGCACGCCGCGCGGCGCCGAGCCGGTACCCGACCGCCGCCGAGGCGCTGCACACGGTCTTCGGCTACGACGAGTTCCGTGGCGACCAGGCGGCGATCGTCGAGCAGGTCATCGCCGGCGGCGACGCGGTCGTGCTCATGCCCACCGGCGGCGGCAAGAGCGTCACCTATCAGGTGCCCGCGCTCGTGCGGGAGGGCACGGGCCTCGTGGTCAGCCCGCTGATCGCCCTCATGCACGACCAGGTCGACGCACTGCGGGCCAACGGCGTGAACGCCGCCTACCTCAACTCGACGCAGTCGATCGACGAGCGCCGTGACGTCGAGCGCGCCTACGTCGCAGGCGAGATCGATCTGCTGTACGTCGCTCCCGAGCGACTGTCGTCTCCGCAGACCACCGCGCTCCTGCAGCGGGGAACCCTCAGCGTCATCGCCATCGACGAGGCCCACTGCGTGTCGCAGTGGGGGCATGACTTCCGCCCCGACTACCTCGCGCTGGGCGACCTCGGCGAGCGGTTCCCCGGGGTCCCGCGCATGGCGCTCACCGCGACCGCCACCCGGGCCACGCACAAGGAGCTCACCGAGCGACTGCACCTCGACGACGCGAAGCACTACGTCGCGAGCTTCGACCGACCCAACATCCAGTACCGCATCGTGCCGAAGGTCGATCCGCGCAAGCAGCTCGTCTCGTTCATCCGTGCGCAGCCCGAGGGATCGGTCGGCATCGTCTACGCGCTCAGCCGCAAGTCGGTCGAGCAGACGGCCGCGTACCTCGCCGCGCAGGGATTCGACGCACTGCCGTATCACGCAGGGCTCCCCGCCGAGGTGCGCGCGACCAACCAGTCGCGGTTCCTGCGCGAGGACGGCGTCGTGATGGTCGCCACGATCGCCTTCGGGATGGGCATCGACAAGCCCGACGTGCGGTTCGTCGCCCACATCGACCTGCCCAAGTCCGTCGAGGGCTACTACCAGGAGACGGGGCGCGCGGGGCGCGACGGAGAGCCGTCGATCGCGTGGATGGCGTACGGACTGGGCGACGTGGTGCAGCAGCGCCGCATGATCGATCAGAGCCCCGGCGACCGCACCTTCAAGATGCGCCTCGGACAGCACCTCGACGCGATGCTCGCGCTCTGCGAGACGGTGGAATGCCGTCGGCAGAACCTGCTCGGGTATTTCGGGCAGGAGTCGCAGCCGTGCGGCAACTGCGACACGTGTCTCGACGAGACCGAGACGTTCGACGGGCTGGTCCCTGCCCAGAAGCTCCTGTCGACGATCGTGCGGCTCAAGCGCGAGCGCAATCAGTCCTTCGGCGCGGGGCACCTGATCGACATCCTCCGCGGGGCCTCGACCGAGCGCATCCGCCAGCAGGGGCACGAGAAGCTCGCCACCTACGGCATCGGCGCAGACCTCTCCGACCAGGACTGGCGCAGCGTGGTCCGTCAGCTGCTCGCGCGCGGCATCGTCGCCGCGCAGGGCGACTACGGCACGCTGGCCCCCGGTGACCTCGCCCCGGGCGTGCTGAAGGGCGAGGTCGCGGTGCCGCTGCGCAAGGACACGATCGGGCGTCCGACGTCATCCCCGCGGGCGCGCAAGGCGAGCGCGGCGGATGCTCTCGATGCCGGCGACCGTCCTCTCTTCGAGGCGCTGCGCGCCTGGCGGGCCGAGACGGCGCGCGAGCAGGGCGTGCCGGCGTACATCGTGTTCGGAGACGCCACGCTGCGTGCGCTCGCCGAGCATCGCCCCGCCTCGCTCGCCGACCTCGACGGCATCACCGGCATCGGTGCGAAGAAGCGCGACGCCTACGGCGACGGCGTGCTCGCGGTCATCGCCGCGGCCTGA
- a CDS encoding GNAT family N-acetyltransferase, with the protein MTDITVTRVDDESRYEIRTDGALAGYAEFQLRPGAIRFTHTELDPAFQGQGLAGILAERALTDAAASGEAIVPLCPYIARYLESHEIPGAEIRWPKRPGTAPAEA; encoded by the coding sequence ATGACCGACATCACCGTCACCCGCGTCGACGACGAGTCCCGCTACGAGATCCGCACCGACGGCGCGCTCGCCGGCTACGCCGAGTTCCAGCTCCGGCCCGGCGCGATCCGCTTCACCCACACCGAACTGGACCCGGCCTTCCAAGGACAGGGACTCGCCGGCATCCTGGCGGAGAGGGCGCTGACCGATGCCGCCGCCTCCGGCGAGGCGATCGTGCCGCTGTGCCCGTACATCGCCAGATACCTCGAGAGCCACGAGATCCCCGGCGCAGAGATCCGCTGGCCGAAGCGCCCCGGCACCGCCCCCGCGGAGGCGTGA
- a CDS encoding TetR/AcrR family transcriptional regulator gives MTTETTTKSRQARTAATRQRIIDAARSLFVAHGYRSTSLRDIAAAASVSHPGLLGHFTSKDDLLAEVVAGFESDNEASFDLLAAAAESGELIFADVARRNARTPGYLELFAALTGEASAPEHPAHERMRDRYERLRALSTEVMSDAALHGTIDPDRAVAEETTRHMAGWDGLQLISQYLPDRVDVVRMLEERESLWALPPGWREPDQQAPTTTASGPPPSLQTALADNDAAAAAGYASGRRRRAQILADAMHLFARGGYGDTSLSDIAKAVGVSKSTLLHHYPSKELLLSAVLAERDRAIEDRAGGAPPERASDALRSIPDGATVSALDEPGLIEVYAVLSCEAVPSAHPAHAYFADRFARAIDYFAELFRLAQRDGDLSAHRDPEHEAVWLIAMWDGLQYQWLYDRGAVDVASHLRAHLADLLHPARR, from the coding sequence ATGACGACAGAGACCACGACGAAGTCACGTCAGGCGCGCACCGCCGCGACCCGGCAGCGCATCATCGACGCGGCGCGCTCTCTCTTCGTCGCCCATGGGTACCGCTCGACCTCGCTGCGGGACATCGCCGCAGCCGCCTCGGTCAGCCACCCCGGACTCCTCGGTCATTTCACCTCGAAGGACGACCTGCTCGCCGAGGTCGTGGCCGGTTTCGAATCCGACAACGAGGCGTCATTCGACCTCCTCGCGGCCGCCGCCGAGTCCGGCGAGCTGATCTTCGCCGACGTCGCGCGCCGCAATGCCCGCACACCCGGCTACCTCGAGCTCTTCGCCGCTCTCACCGGCGAGGCCTCGGCCCCCGAGCATCCCGCGCACGAGCGGATGAGAGACCGGTACGAGAGGCTGCGCGCTCTCAGCACGGAGGTGATGTCAGACGCGGCCCTGCACGGGACGATCGACCCCGACCGCGCGGTGGCGGAGGAGACCACGCGGCACATGGCCGGATGGGACGGACTGCAGCTGATCTCGCAGTATCTGCCCGACCGCGTCGACGTCGTGCGGATGCTCGAAGAGCGGGAGTCGCTGTGGGCGCTGCCCCCGGGCTGGCGCGAACCCGATCAGCAGGCGCCGACCACGACGGCATCCGGACCCCCTCCCTCGCTGCAGACGGCCTTGGCCGACAACGACGCCGCGGCCGCAGCCGGGTATGCGTCCGGGCGGCGGCGACGCGCGCAGATCCTCGCCGATGCCATGCATCTGTTCGCCCGCGGGGGCTACGGCGACACCAGCCTCAGCGACATCGCGAAAGCCGTCGGCGTGTCGAAATCCACGCTGCTGCACCACTACCCGAGCAAAGAGCTGCTGCTGAGCGCAGTGCTCGCAGAACGCGACCGCGCGATCGAGGACCGTGCCGGCGGTGCGCCACCCGAGCGGGCGAGCGATGCGCTGCGGAGCATCCCGGACGGCGCGACCGTCAGCGCCCTCGATGAGCCGGGGCTGATCGAGGTGTACGCGGTGCTGTCCTGCGAGGCGGTGCCGTCGGCGCACCCCGCGCACGCGTACTTCGCCGACCGCTTCGCGCGGGCCATCGACTATTTCGCCGAGCTCTTCCGTCTCGCCCAGCGCGACGGCGACCTGTCGGCGCATCGCGACCCGGAGCACGAGGCCGTCTGGCTGATCGCGATGTGGGACGGCCTGCAGTACCAGTGGCTGTACGACCGCGGGGCGGTCGATGTCGCGAGCCACCTGCGTGCGCATCTCGCTGACCTGCTTCACCCCGCACGAAGGTAG
- a CDS encoding sodium/solute symporter, which produces MNAVLDLVGIALVVVATLLIGVYGLRISRTTGDFFVASRTVRPVWNASAISGEYLSAGTFLGLSGLVLLDGARGFWFPIGYAAGYLLVLVFVAAPLRRSGAYTIPDFIEARLESTAARRVTSIAVLVIGWLYIVPQLHGAGITLLVVAGVPEWVGAVLVAVLVAAAVAAGGMRAITYVQAFQYWLKLTALLVPVVCIAFALSGGPHDFDPALVFPAEAGPSGFDAYQTASLLIALLLGTMGLPHVLVRFYTSPTGVSARRTTVIVIVMVSAFYAVSSTMGLLARIAAPDLAVPGVADTVVLLLPSRVFPGLAGELLTALIVAGAFAAFLATSAGLVVSLAGVISQDVFSGSVRSFRLSAVLCALVPLAVALLTAPAGLGSSVGVVFVIAASTLSPVVLLGVWWRGLTARGAVAGMLSGGLAAGLALLVHGLIGGVGAAAPYLAQPAAWTIPLAAAVTVVVSLLDPRGPSPRTQRFLTRVHSPERR; this is translated from the coding sequence ATGAACGCCGTGCTCGACCTCGTCGGCATCGCGCTCGTGGTGGTCGCGACCCTGCTGATCGGCGTGTACGGCCTGCGCATCTCCCGCACCACCGGAGACTTCTTCGTCGCCTCGCGCACCGTGCGGCCGGTGTGGAACGCCTCGGCCATCAGCGGCGAGTACCTCTCGGCCGGCACGTTCCTCGGACTCTCCGGGCTCGTGCTGCTCGACGGCGCGCGGGGCTTCTGGTTCCCGATCGGCTATGCGGCCGGCTACCTGCTCGTCCTCGTGTTCGTGGCGGCGCCGCTGCGGCGCAGCGGGGCGTACACGATCCCCGACTTCATCGAGGCGCGACTCGAATCGACGGCGGCCCGCCGGGTGACCAGCATCGCGGTGCTCGTGATCGGCTGGCTGTACATCGTCCCGCAGCTGCACGGCGCGGGTATCACGCTGCTCGTCGTCGCGGGCGTGCCGGAATGGGTCGGTGCGGTGCTCGTCGCGGTGCTCGTCGCCGCGGCGGTCGCCGCCGGAGGAATGCGGGCGATCACGTACGTCCAGGCGTTCCAGTACTGGCTCAAGCTCACGGCGCTGCTCGTGCCCGTCGTGTGCATCGCGTTCGCACTGAGCGGCGGACCGCACGACTTCGACCCCGCTCTCGTGTTCCCCGCCGAGGCCGGGCCGTCGGGGTTCGACGCCTACCAGACGGCATCCCTGCTCATCGCGCTGCTGCTGGGCACCATGGGCCTGCCGCACGTGCTCGTGCGCTTCTACACGAGCCCGACGGGGGTCTCGGCCCGGCGGACGACGGTGATCGTGATCGTCATGGTGAGCGCGTTCTATGCGGTGTCGAGCACCATGGGACTCCTCGCGCGCATCGCCGCCCCCGACCTCGCCGTGCCCGGCGTCGCCGACACCGTCGTGCTGCTGCTCCCGTCGAGGGTGTTCCCGGGCTTGGCGGGCGAGCTCCTGACGGCGCTCATCGTCGCCGGTGCGTTCGCGGCCTTCCTCGCGACGTCCGCCGGTCTCGTCGTGTCGCTCGCCGGCGTCATCAGCCAGGACGTGTTCTCGGGATCGGTGCGCTCCTTCCGTCTCTCGGCCGTGCTGTGCGCGCTGGTGCCGCTCGCGGTCGCGCTCCTCACCGCGCCGGCCGGGCTCGGTTCGAGCGTCGGCGTCGTCTTCGTGATCGCGGCGTCGACGCTGTCGCCTGTCGTGCTGCTCGGGGTCTGGTGGCGCGGTCTCACGGCTCGAGGAGCGGTCGCCGGGATGCTCTCGGGCGGCCTCGCCGCGGGCCTGGCGCTGCTGGTCCACGGGCTGATCGGCGGTGTGGGAGCGGCCGCGCCGTACCTCGCTCAGCCGGCGGCGTGGACGATCCCGCTCGCGGCCGCCGTCACGGTCGTGGTGTCGCTGCTCGACCCGCGGGGGCCGTCGCCGCGCACCCAGAGATTCCTCACCCGGGTGCACTCGCCCGAGCGTCGCTGA
- a CDS encoding LytR/AlgR family response regulator transcription factor, giving the protein MIDVLVADDEKPALDELVHLLRLDPRIGEVLTATSGVDALRLLSQRAVRIAFLDIHMPGLRGTELARSLLTLATPPAVVFVTADEARAVEAFELRAADYLLKPVRIERLRRAIDRVIDLGEVAAPADDETLPVTVGSAVRFVRRSEVRWVQAQGDYSRLHTADGGHLVRIPISELESRWADAGFLRIHRSTLVRSAAVTEARLSGADPAVVVDAAVLPVSRRLVPTVRDALLRVEDAR; this is encoded by the coding sequence ATGATCGACGTGCTCGTCGCCGACGACGAGAAGCCCGCTCTCGACGAGCTCGTGCACCTGCTGCGCCTCGACCCGCGCATCGGCGAGGTGCTCACCGCGACCTCGGGTGTCGACGCGCTTCGTCTGCTCTCGCAGCGCGCCGTGCGCATCGCTTTCCTCGACATCCACATGCCGGGTCTGCGGGGAACCGAGCTCGCCCGCTCGCTGCTCACCCTCGCGACGCCGCCGGCGGTCGTGTTCGTCACGGCCGACGAGGCCCGCGCGGTCGAGGCCTTCGAGCTGCGCGCCGCCGACTATCTGCTCAAACCCGTGCGCATCGAGCGACTGCGCCGCGCCATCGACCGCGTGATCGATCTGGGCGAGGTCGCCGCCCCCGCCGACGATGAGACGCTGCCGGTGACGGTGGGGTCGGCGGTGCGCTTCGTCCGGCGCAGCGAGGTGCGCTGGGTGCAGGCGCAGGGGGACTACTCGCGGCTGCACACCGCCGACGGGGGACACCTCGTGCGCATCCCGATCTCGGAGCTGGAATCGCGGTGGGCGGATGCCGGCTTCCTGCGCATCCACCGCTCGACCCTCGTCCGTTCGGCGGCGGTGACCGAGGCGCGGCTGTCGGGGGCAGATCCTGCGGTCGTGGTGGATGCCGCGGTACTTCCCGTGAGCAGGCGTCTGGTGCCGACGGTGCGCGATGCCCTGCTGCGGGTGGAGGACGCGCGGTGA